One Cardinium endosymbiont cEper1 of Encarsia pergandiella genomic region harbors:
- the dnaK gene encoding molecular chaperone DnaK: protein MGKIIGIDLGTTNSCVAVMEGNEPVVIPNNEGKRTTPSVVAFLNSGQGERKVGDPAKRQAIINPHNTISSIKRFMGKGYSSVANELNEVAYKVESGANNTVRVRIGDRLYTPQEISAIILQKMKSSAEDYLGTTVTEAVITVPAYFNDAERQATKEAGEIAGLTVKRIINEPTAAALAYGLDKKNKDITIAVFDLGGGTFDISILELGDGVFEVKSTNGDIHLGGDDFDQKITDWLADNFQTEEGVDLRKDPTALQRLREAAEKAKIELSSATTTEINLPYITAIDGVPKHLVKQLSRAQFEKLVDDLVKRTLAPCRQALKDAFGDIADPQNKIHEVILVGGSTRIPKIQEEVARFFGKKPSKGVNPDEVVAVGAAIQGGVLTGEVKDVVLLDVIPLSLGIETLGGVFTKLIEANTTIPTKKSEVFSTASDDQSSVTVHVLQGNRPMAKHNRTIGQFHLSDIQPAPKGVPKIEVAFDVDANGILHVSAKDQGTGKEQKIRIEASSGLTEDEIKRMKEEAERNEAADKAEKEQIDKINQADLFIFKVEKELKELGDKVEEADKKQIESALADLKKAHATKDIEAIDRALEPLNLIWEEVKVRAYQKSQATQKPSDPTMEQKNGNEDSGNVTDAEFEEVK from the coding sequence ATGGGAAAAATAATTGGAATCGATTTAGGAACCACTAACTCCTGTGTTGCCGTTATGGAAGGCAACGAGCCAGTGGTCATTCCTAATAATGAAGGAAAAAGAACTACTCCATCGGTAGTAGCTTTTTTAAATAGTGGACAGGGTGAACGCAAAGTAGGTGATCCTGCCAAACGTCAGGCCATCATCAATCCACACAATACCATAAGCTCCATCAAGCGTTTTATGGGTAAGGGATACAGTAGTGTGGCCAATGAGCTGAATGAAGTGGCTTATAAGGTAGAAAGCGGAGCCAACAATACCGTCCGTGTGCGGATTGGTGATCGCCTCTATACACCGCAAGAAATTTCCGCTATTATCTTGCAAAAGATGAAAAGTTCTGCAGAAGATTACCTAGGCACAACGGTTACAGAGGCAGTTATTACCGTTCCTGCCTATTTCAACGATGCAGAACGGCAAGCTACTAAAGAGGCAGGAGAAATAGCCGGTTTGACGGTAAAACGAATTATTAATGAACCAACGGCTGCTGCTTTGGCTTATGGCTTGGACAAAAAAAATAAGGATATCACCATTGCAGTATTTGACTTAGGGGGGGGTACTTTTGATATTTCTATCCTAGAGCTAGGTGATGGCGTTTTTGAGGTTAAATCTACCAATGGCGATATCCATTTAGGTGGAGATGACTTTGACCAAAAAATAACTGATTGGCTAGCAGATAATTTTCAAACAGAAGAAGGGGTTGATCTAAGAAAAGACCCAACTGCGCTACAGCGCCTCAGAGAGGCTGCTGAAAAAGCCAAAATAGAACTTTCCAGTGCAACCACTACAGAGATCAATCTACCCTACATTACAGCTATTGATGGGGTCCCTAAACACTTGGTAAAGCAACTATCTAGGGCGCAGTTTGAAAAACTGGTAGATGACCTGGTAAAACGTACACTTGCCCCTTGTAGGCAAGCTTTAAAAGATGCTTTTGGCGACATTGCTGATCCACAAAATAAAATTCATGAGGTTATTTTAGTGGGTGGCTCTACCCGTATACCAAAAATTCAAGAAGAAGTAGCCCGTTTTTTTGGTAAAAAACCTTCTAAAGGTGTGAATCCTGATGAAGTGGTAGCCGTAGGGGCCGCTATCCAAGGAGGGGTCTTAACAGGAGAAGTAAAGGATGTTGTATTGCTGGATGTGATTCCACTATCACTAGGTATTGAAACTTTAGGGGGTGTTTTTACGAAATTGATTGAAGCCAATACTACTATTCCGACAAAAAAATCAGAAGTTTTCTCTACTGCTTCAGACGATCAATCCTCCGTTACGGTACATGTGTTACAAGGCAATAGACCTATGGCCAAGCACAACCGCACTATTGGCCAGTTTCATTTATCTGATATACAACCTGCTCCCAAGGGTGTCCCAAAAATAGAAGTTGCTTTTGATGTAGATGCGAATGGTATATTACATGTTTCAGCCAAGGATCAAGGAACGGGAAAAGAACAAAAAATTCGCATTGAAGCTTCATCTGGTTTAACCGAAGATGAAATCAAACGGATGAAAGAAGAAGCAGAACGCAACGAAGCGGCAGATAAAGCAGAAAAAGAGCAAATAGATAAAATAAACCAAGCAGATTTATTTATATTTAAAGTAGAAAAAGAACTCAAGGAATTGGGTGATAAAGTAGAAGAAGCAGATAAAAAGCAGATAGAATCTGCTTTAGCGGATTTGAAAAAGGCACATGCAACAAAAGATATAGAGGCTATTGATCGTGCATTAGAACCGCTTAACCTAATTTGGGAAGAGGTAAAGGTTAGAGCCTACCAAAAATCGCAGGCTACTCAAAAACCATCTGATCCTACTATGGAGCAAAAAAATGGTAATGAAGACAGTGGCAATGTGACAGATGCAGAATTTGAAGAAGTAAAATAG
- a CDS encoding MutS-related protein: MRIISYLSFLFCLPTFAIAVEEAPSMATQLADHYLKSFSESVKPFPKANQIKEAKASNIDITQIHLSPRAERDVVFNEIFAKSSYYQKRYQQSLFNPYGWNDLHLFYGTTTAPDYHFLSRINKTLTVLGEGALASLIGAPIADLESLTKRQQFVALLCQDRPLYNDLKSALQHYQPSEKAMLSFWTETDPLYPKEYDKYLTRLFYTGSAASNKSATALQTKKIWLRDIWNIYSNYIWYPLIGLPIAGIFYQFIPPHTSRNLFSKLYLNWLPVYNIYHTYIGIQELKQAGGSTHDLSAVLYVPTILYTIHSFYQYYKGYRNYKEYAGVLHHLALRMADVQNFLITAKKIDTLVQQNPTLAAHYGLNLEPINRLLAHLNESSEVGNLLRYLEELPLRSWSYLRNHAGKLLASYKLFLAHKAVLHDAMYALGELDAFVSIATLIEETAALNGPHRYTFAKLLPPKAYTKPRLALVEMWNPMLTPTTAVGNDLTMDALNNTCNVIVTGPNAGGKSTFLTGVATAVVLSQTFGITPAKSCELTPFSKINTYIEITDDIAAGKSLFMAEVDRFQSHLKLLKQLKKEEFSFTIFDEPFSGTNPVEGAAAEYSVLNYIAQYSNAFNIVATHYPVVMLLQQREPQKGFKNYKVFIKSIGKNGKIHYTYKVIPGASNQTIAIDILADQGYATEMLEQARDIINHPERYRKSFRE, from the coding sequence ATGCGTATTATTTCATATTTATCCTTTTTATTTTGTTTACCAACTTTTGCTATAGCTGTTGAAGAGGCTCCCTCGATGGCTACCCAATTGGCGGATCACTATTTAAAATCATTCTCTGAATCCGTAAAGCCTTTTCCAAAGGCCAATCAAATTAAAGAAGCCAAAGCATCGAATATAGATATTACCCAAATCCATCTTTCACCAAGAGCAGAGCGGGATGTAGTATTCAATGAAATTTTTGCCAAAAGTAGTTACTATCAGAAGCGCTATCAGCAAAGCTTATTCAACCCATATGGTTGGAATGATTTGCATCTTTTTTATGGGACCACTACTGCACCAGATTATCATTTTTTATCTAGAATCAATAAGACCCTTACAGTTTTAGGAGAGGGGGCGCTTGCTTCACTAATAGGCGCACCTATTGCGGATCTGGAATCCCTTACAAAACGGCAGCAGTTTGTAGCTTTGTTGTGCCAAGACAGACCACTTTACAATGATTTAAAAAGTGCGTTGCAACATTACCAACCATCTGAAAAAGCAATGTTATCTTTTTGGACTGAAACAGACCCGCTCTATCCCAAAGAATATGACAAATATTTGACCAGACTCTTTTATACCGGTTCTGCTGCTTCAAATAAATCGGCTACTGCATTGCAAACCAAAAAAATATGGCTCCGAGATATTTGGAACATTTATAGTAATTATATTTGGTATCCTCTAATAGGGCTGCCTATTGCAGGAATATTCTATCAATTTATACCTCCTCATACCAGTAGGAACTTATTCTCAAAGCTGTACCTAAACTGGCTACCTGTATATAATATATACCATACCTACATAGGAATTCAAGAACTTAAACAAGCAGGTGGTAGTACTCATGATCTTAGTGCTGTACTTTATGTTCCGACTATATTATATACCATACATTCCTTCTATCAATATTACAAAGGATATCGCAACTACAAAGAATATGCAGGCGTGTTGCACCACCTTGCTTTACGTATGGCAGATGTACAAAACTTTTTGATAACGGCTAAAAAGATCGATACATTGGTACAGCAAAATCCTACTTTAGCAGCACACTATGGCCTAAACCTTGAACCCATTAACAGGCTATTGGCCCATCTAAACGAATCCTCTGAAGTAGGGAATTTATTGCGTTATCTAGAGGAGTTGCCCCTCCGTTCTTGGTCCTATCTCCGGAATCATGCCGGAAAGCTATTGGCCAGTTACAAGCTTTTTCTAGCCCATAAGGCTGTTTTACATGATGCCATGTATGCCTTAGGGGAATTAGATGCTTTTGTCTCTATCGCCACCCTTATAGAGGAAACAGCTGCGCTAAATGGGCCACATCGCTATACATTTGCCAAATTGTTACCACCTAAAGCCTATACAAAACCTCGATTGGCACTTGTTGAAATGTGGAACCCGATGCTTACCCCTACTACAGCGGTTGGGAATGATCTGACTATGGATGCGCTAAATAATACATGTAATGTTATTGTTACCGGTCCCAATGCAGGTGGTAAATCTACCTTTTTAACAGGTGTGGCTACAGCGGTTGTGTTAAGCCAAACATTTGGTATTACGCCAGCTAAATCCTGTGAATTGACCCCATTTAGCAAAATCAATACCTATATAGAGATTACCGATGACATTGCTGCGGGTAAATCACTCTTTATGGCAGAAGTAGATCGTTTTCAGTCTCATTTAAAATTATTAAAACAGTTAAAAAAAGAGGAATTTAGTTTTACTATTTTTGATGAACCTTTTAGTGGCACCAATCCAGTAGAGGGGGCAGCAGCAGAATATTCTGTATTAAATTATATTGCCCAATATAGCAATGCTTTTAATATAGTAGCGACCCACTATCCAGTGGTCATGCTTTTACAACAACGTGAACCCCAAAAAGGATTTAAGAACTATAAAGTGTTTATCAAATCTATAGGCAAAAATGGAAAAATTCACTACACCTATAAAGTAATCCCTGGTGCTTCAAACCAAACGATTGCGATTGATATACTAGCAGATCAGGGGTATGCAACCGAAATGTTGGAACAAGCCAGAGATATTATCAACCACCCAGAACGGTACCGCAAAAGCTTTAGAGAATAG